The genome window GCGGTATTTCACGTTTTATTCTGGAAAATTTTCCGTTGGAAAGAGGATTTAAAGCGTGTTTCTTTTGCGAGCCGCGCTATTTTGCAGATCGCAAATCTGCGTCTCATTTACCTTTTTCTTTTTATGGCGGGCATTACTTTCTTTTTTTCAGCCGAGCTTTTGTCTTCTTCTTTAGGGAAATGGATTTTGATCGGCTTTTCCGTTTTTTGGTGGGGGCGTTTGATCGAACAGTTTATCTTTCTTCGAGTGAATTCCGCGATGGTTCACGTTCTTTCCATTTTGTTTTGTTTGGGTGGAGTCGTATATCTGATCCCATTATTTGCGTTTTAAACTCGGAGCGATCCAGATATGATATCTTCCGAAGATTGGATTATGGCCGGACTGGATATTTTGTATCGCAAGGGTGAAGAATTTCTAACGATCGAGACCCTTTGTAAAAAACTGAAACTGACAAAAGGTTCTTTTTATCATCATTTTAAGAATCGTGCGGACTTTTCGCAAAGATTGTTGGTCTATTGGGAAAAGACGTTTACGGACGATATTATCGTTCTTGCGAGTTCGAAATCTTCTCCGCAAAACCGATTGGAAACGCTTCAATCTCTGACCTTCGGTCTTTCTAAAAACGCTGAACGCGCGATTCGCGCTTGGGCCTTTCGAAATTCTAAAGTGAAAAAAATTCAGGAGAGGGTGGATCGGAAGCGGATTTCTTTTTTAGGGGATGTTTATTTTAAACTTTTCAAAGATCGCAGGCAAGCGGAGCAAAAAGCAAGGCTTGCCTATGCGGTCTTCGTCGGAGTGGAAATGATTCTTCCGAGTTTGGAGGAAAAGGAAATCAAAAAATTATATTATTTATTCTGAATGTTATTCCTTTTTTATTCTTTCTTTTCTTCGGACGTAAACGACCTTATCCAATTCTGCGACGACTTT of Leptospira sanjuanensis contains these proteins:
- a CDS encoding TetR/AcrR family transcriptional regulator, whose amino-acid sequence is MISSEDWIMAGLDILYRKGEEFLTIETLCKKLKLTKGSFYHHFKNRADFSQRLLVYWEKTFTDDIIVLASSKSSPQNRLETLQSLTFGLSKNAERAIRAWAFRNSKVKKIQERVDRKRISFLGDVYFKLFKDRRQAEQKARLAYAVFVGVEMILPSLEEKEIKKLYYLF